From the genome of Deltaproteobacteria bacterium, one region includes:
- a CDS encoding cytochrome c3 family protein, with amino-acid sequence MNFPRFKPVVVIGAVVFLVGLIVSTPLWAMRFSHKVHGDNGITECTRCHEKGASDIIPAVSSCTSCHDEDYLADTPLGPSRTHTPLWVKQHGPDSQASGAQCRSCHDLSFCVGCHQGGDLNTDLTKRTVRSNSVPRSHTSNFLVVHPLKATAARINDCYTCHAKEFCSDCHSSYRARFPGRQIISHQKSWELMIAGSGVPDHAGFTQDQCQDCHPGGALSSTEWSAGHAREARRSLKTCQACHPNGDACTDCHSAKSGLAISPHPKNWRSIQNKFRRESPQTCKKCHW; translated from the coding sequence ATGAATTTTCCCAGGTTTAAGCCGGTAGTTGTAATTGGTGCCGTTGTCTTTCTGGTGGGACTCATCGTCTCAACGCCGCTTTGGGCCATGCGTTTTTCCCACAAGGTCCACGGGGATAACGGAATTACGGAGTGCACCCGATGCCATGAAAAGGGCGCGTCGGATATCATACCAGCCGTATCGTCCTGTACTTCATGCCATGATGAGGACTACCTGGCCGACACCCCGCTTGGTCCGTCCAGGACACATACCCCGCTATGGGTAAAACAGCATGGTCCGGATTCCCAGGCATCTGGAGCGCAGTGCAGAAGCTGCCACGATTTATCTTTTTGCGTAGGGTGCCACCAGGGCGGGGATCTGAACACCGACCTGACCAAAAGAACGGTACGTTCCAACAGTGTGCCCCGAAGCCATACGTCCAATTTTCTCGTGGTCCATCCCCTGAAAGCCACGGCCGCGAGGATAAATGACTGTTATACCTGCCACGCAAAGGAATTTTGCAGCGATTGCCACAGCAGCTACCGTGCCCGGTTTCCCGGCCGTCAGATCATTTCCCACCAGAAGAGCTGGGAGCTGATGATTGCCGGCAGCGGCGTTCCCGATCACGCAGGGTTTACCCAGGACCAATGCCAGGACTGCCATCCCGGGGGAGCCCTCTCATCGACGGAGTGGAGTGCCGGGCATGCACGTGAGGCCCGCAGGTCATTAAAGACCTGCCAGGCCTGCCACCCCAACGGGGATGCCTGTACCGACTGCCATTCCGCGAAGAGCGGACTTGCGATCAGCCCTCATCCGAAGAACTGGCGGAGTATTCAGAACAAGTTTCGCAGGGAGTCACCCCAAACATGCAAAAAGTGTCACTGGTAA
- a CDS encoding phosphoglycerate dehydrogenase, translating into MISMKVLVTDAINKEGIDLLNSEEGLEVDVDFSLKGNRLAEAIGPYHALITRSGTNVTSSIIKNGKNLKVIGRAGVGVDNVDIEAASKRGIIVMNAPTGNTLAATEHTMAMMLASVRKLPYAHNSLESGEWDRKRFMGIQLYKKTLGIVGLGRIGTEVAKRAKAFDMRVIAFDPYIKRDKAEKLNVELFDDFHHLLAMADIVTFHVPLTDETRGMVKAPQFAHMKDRVVLINCCRGGVIDETDLAATLKSGKIFMAALDVFSQEPPPPDSPLHNQERLIVTPHLGANTEEAQENVSVIIAQQVINVLKGRSYENAVNLPYVRGRLSSELQAYFDLSEKMGRLLSQIVMGRIEEVQITLVGSLFAEDITEKVFDSPFRYQPFTFAVLKGLLEHKQQEGVSFVSAPYYAKEREILIVEAKAERVKNYSDLISIRVTTDKGSNTVGGTVFADLKGRIVSIDQFLVDMVAEGTFLLFTNMDRPGVIGRVGTILGENRINVAGFYLGRESYQGNALACVSLDSRIPEVVLEEIRSLEEILDAREIVL; encoded by the coding sequence ATTATATCCATGAAAGTGCTCGTAACGGATGCAATTAACAAGGAAGGGATCGATCTTCTCAATTCGGAAGAGGGGTTAGAGGTTGATGTTGATTTCTCCCTCAAAGGGAACCGCCTTGCGGAAGCCATTGGCCCATACCATGCGCTCATAACGAGGAGCGGAACCAATGTCACATCTTCCATTATCAAGAACGGTAAAAACCTCAAGGTGATCGGCCGGGCGGGTGTCGGCGTGGATAATGTCGACATCGAAGCCGCCTCGAAGAGAGGTATCATCGTCATGAACGCCCCGACCGGTAACACCCTGGCCGCTACCGAACATACAATGGCCATGATGCTCGCGTCGGTGAGAAAACTTCCCTATGCCCATAACTCCCTGGAAAGCGGGGAGTGGGACCGGAAGCGCTTCATGGGCATTCAGCTTTATAAAAAAACACTTGGGATCGTCGGGCTGGGCCGCATCGGTACCGAGGTTGCAAAAAGGGCGAAGGCCTTCGACATGCGCGTCATCGCATTCGATCCCTACATCAAGCGGGATAAGGCGGAAAAGCTTAATGTTGAACTGTTTGACGATTTTCACCACCTGCTTGCCATGGCGGATATTGTTACCTTTCATGTTCCTTTGACCGACGAAACCCGCGGAATGGTCAAGGCCCCCCAGTTCGCACACATGAAGGATAGGGTGGTCCTGATCAACTGCTGCCGCGGCGGGGTGATTGACGAGACGGATCTTGCGGCAACCCTTAAAAGCGGAAAGATATTCATGGCCGCCCTGGATGTTTTTTCCCAGGAGCCTCCGCCGCCGGACTCCCCGCTTCATAACCAGGAACGCCTCATCGTCACGCCCCATTTGGGAGCCAACACGGAGGAAGCCCAGGAAAACGTCTCCGTAATTATCGCCCAGCAGGTCATCAACGTGCTTAAAGGACGGTCCTACGAGAACGCCGTCAACCTTCCCTACGTCCGTGGGCGACTGTCATCCGAACTTCAGGCCTATTTCGATCTTTCGGAAAAGATGGGGCGCCTTCTCTCCCAGATCGTGATGGGCCGGATAGAGGAGGTCCAGATTACTCTGGTTGGCTCCCTGTTCGCGGAGGACATTACGGAAAAGGTATTCGACTCCCCCTTCCGCTACCAGCCCTTCACCTTCGCCGTTCTCAAGGGGCTTCTTGAGCATAAACAGCAGGAGGGGGTAAGTTTTGTCAGTGCCCCATATTATGCCAAGGAACGCGAGATCCTCATCGTTGAGGCCAAGGCGGAACGGGTAAAAAACTACAGCGACCTTATCTCCATCAGGGTTACAACGGACAAAGGATCGAACACTGTGGGCGGGACCGTCTTCGCCGATCTCAAGGGCAGGATTGTCAGCATCGATCAGTTCCTGGTGGATATGGTGGCGGAAGGAACATTCCTCCTTTTCACCAATATGGACCGCCCCGGTGTCATCGGCAGGGTCGGGACCATCCTGGGGGAAAACCGTATCAACGTAGCCGGATTTTACCTTGGAAGGGAATCGTATCAGGGAAATGCCCTTGCGTGTGTTTCTTTAGACAGCCGTATCCCGGAAGTGGTTTTAGAGGAGATCCGTAGTCTGGAAGAGATCCTGGACGCCCGGGAGATCGTCCTGTGA
- a CDS encoding CoA pyrophosphatase has translation MIDKIQNLLSNYRPDFTGAQKPPLHRAAVLILLYMVDREMGIVLIRRSDDVGLHRGQMGFPGGMVEPGDNGELLSTALREVEEELRVDPAHIRIMGRMSDRNTMVSGILVTPFVGLIPFPYAFSPDTREIQSVHATALRELIGTSGKAKDTFELPTPIYILDGQPVWGLTARILTELIEVLRPVLK, from the coding sequence ATGATAGATAAGATTCAAAATCTGCTTTCAAATTACAGGCCGGACTTTACCGGAGCACAAAAGCCCCCCTTGCACCGGGCGGCTGTGCTGATTCTACTTTACATGGTGGACAGGGAGATGGGGATTGTTCTCATCCGAAGATCTGACGATGTCGGACTCCACAGGGGCCAGATGGGATTTCCCGGCGGCATGGTGGAACCTGGGGACAACGGGGAGCTCCTTAGTACAGCGCTAAGAGAGGTTGAGGAGGAACTGCGTGTTGATCCCGCCCATATCAGGATAATGGGGAGAATGAGCGACAGAAATACTATGGTATCCGGTATTCTGGTCACCCCCTTCGTGGGGCTCATCCCTTTCCCATACGCCTTCAGTCCCGACACCAGGGAGATCCAGAGCGTTCACGCCACGGCCTTAAGGGAGTTAATCGGCACATCAGGGAAGGCAAAAGACACCTTTGAACTCCCAACTCCGATTTATATTCTTGATGGGCAGCCGGTCTGGGGCTTGACTGCCAGAATCCTGACGGAACTGATCGAAGTTCTGCGACCGGTGCTTAAATAG
- a CDS encoding GIY-YIG nuclease family protein: MKYIYVIQSINHVKQYYVGHTRNLNRRLSQHNFGQSPHTSRFKPWNLLVAFRIPDDERALTFEKYLKSGSGRAFVNRHFR, from the coding sequence ATGAAATATATCTATGTCATTCAGAGTATCAACCATGTCAAACAGTACTATGTCGGCCATACACGAAACTTGAATCGCCGCTTAAGTCAGCACAACTTTGGTCAATCGCCACATACTTCAAGATTTAAGCCTTGGAACCTTTTGGTGGCCTTCAGAATTCCAGATGATGAGAGAGCGTTAACATTTGAGAAGTATTTGAAATCTGGTTCTGGCCGTGCATTCGTTAATCGACACTTCAGATAG
- a CDS encoding class I SAM-dependent methyltransferase, which produces MSRQKEQEHQAEIVDQFSRQAISFTQVPGHFDAMQILIELSEVGHHDNVLDVACGPGMVACEFAHHAGQVTGIDITPAMIEQARKLQQEQNIENITWDIGDAVPLPYAENSFSFVITRYSFHHLLSPERALAEMIRVCRPGGRVMVADVAVEASKSEDYDRLEIMRDPSHTHALTHEEFADLFQRSGLIDCRQSAYGVDIELETQLRASFPKSGDEAKLRTMITNDIGIDRFGISARREDQKVIYIVPIAVYVGRRR; this is translated from the coding sequence ATGAGCCGCCAAAAAGAGCAGGAACATCAAGCTGAAATTGTCGATCAATTCTCGCGGCAGGCCATATCTTTTACCCAGGTACCCGGACACTTCGATGCCATGCAGATCCTGATCGAACTATCTGAAGTCGGCCACCATGACAACGTTCTCGATGTTGCGTGTGGTCCCGGTATGGTTGCCTGCGAGTTTGCCCATCACGCCGGGCAGGTGACGGGAATAGACATAACTCCAGCGATGATCGAACAAGCCAGGAAGCTTCAACAGGAACAAAATATTGAAAACATCACCTGGGACATCGGCGATGCGGTCCCGTTGCCTTACGCTGAGAACTCATTCTCGTTCGTGATAACCCGTTACAGCTTTCATCATTTGCTCTCACCGGAAAGAGCGCTGGCAGAAATGATCAGGGTATGCCGGCCCGGTGGAAGGGTGATGGTGGCTGATGTTGCGGTGGAAGCATCAAAATCCGAAGATTATGACCGACTGGAGATCATGCGCGACCCTTCTCATACCCACGCACTTACGCACGAAGAGTTTGCGGATCTCTTTCAGCGTTCGGGCCTGATCGACTGTCGTCAGAGCGCCTATGGAGTGGATATTGAGCTCGAAACGCAGCTGCGGGCATCTTTTCCAAAGTCTGGAGATGAGGCGAAATTAAGAACGATGATCACCAATGACATCGGGATAGACCGCTTTGGCATTAGTGCTCGAAGAGAGGATCAAAAGGTAATCTACATTGTACCGATCGCTGTTTACGTTGGTCGGCGGCGCTGA
- a CDS encoding pyridoxamine 5'-phosphate oxidase family protein: protein MRRSDKQIIDITGIEAVVRSGEICHLAMVDKGRPYVVPVNYGYANGALYFHSAPAGRKINILRKNPDVCFSIVSNHGLVKNERACSWSAKYRSVIGTGRAVILDDRIEKEKGLSILMKQYSDQEYDFSGEDLTGVVVIRVKIEEMKGKGELVL, encoded by the coding sequence ATGCGTCGTTCCGATAAGCAGATTATAGATATTACCGGAATCGAAGCCGTCGTCCGCAGTGGCGAGATCTGTCACCTGGCCATGGTCGATAAAGGACGGCCCTACGTCGTTCCCGTAAACTACGGGTATGCGAACGGGGCGCTGTACTTTCACTCGGCTCCCGCAGGGAGAAAGATCAATATCCTGAGGAAAAACCCGGACGTGTGTTTCAGCATTGTCTCAAACCATGGGCTTGTAAAGAATGAAAGGGCGTGCTCCTGGTCCGCCAAATACAGGAGCGTCATCGGTACAGGGAGAGCCGTTATCCTGGACGACCGGATCGAAAAGGAAAAGGGGCTATCGATTCTGATGAAGCAGTACTCGGATCAGGAGTACGATTTTTCCGGAGAGGACCTGACCGGCGTGGTCGTCATCAGGGTGAAAATAGAAGAGATGAAGGGCAAGGGGGAGTTGGTGTTGTAG
- a CDS encoding ABC transporter permease subunit, which translates to MFEFPKQLYVPMEKWIDTLMDWIMAHTAGFFDLIGNALLKILIIIEKFLLWVPWPVVLILVAILAWRTMGKWWHGVIMAALIFCIGVFGYWDDSMRTLAVVIASVVVSLVIGFPSGIIMARSNRFQAILRPILDGMQTMPSFVYLIPAMMLFGLGKVPAVFATVIYAVPPIIRLTNVGIRGVPENVVEAARSFGASDRQILFDVQLPLAFPSIMVGVSQTTMMALAMVVIASMIGARGLGLEVLKAINRIEIGHGFTAGLSIVFLAIVIDRITTAFAMKQQKHLG; encoded by the coding sequence ATGTTTGAGTTTCCAAAACAGCTTTATGTGCCCATGGAGAAGTGGATCGACACCCTCATGGACTGGATCATGGCCCACACCGCCGGATTTTTCGACCTCATCGGGAACGCACTTCTCAAGATCCTCATCATCATCGAAAAATTCCTCCTTTGGGTGCCGTGGCCGGTGGTTCTCATCCTTGTTGCCATATTGGCCTGGAGGACCATGGGAAAATGGTGGCACGGCGTGATAATGGCGGCCTTGATCTTCTGCATTGGAGTCTTCGGTTATTGGGATGATTCCATGAGGACCCTTGCCGTGGTCATCGCCTCGGTGGTGGTGTCTCTTGTCATCGGTTTCCCCTCCGGGATTATCATGGCCCGCAGCAACCGTTTTCAGGCGATTCTCCGCCCGATCCTTGACGGAATGCAGACCATGCCCAGCTTTGTCTACCTTATCCCGGCCATGATGCTTTTCGGACTCGGAAAGGTGCCGGCCGTGTTCGCCACCGTGATCTACGCCGTTCCACCCATCATCAGGCTTACCAACGTGGGCATCCGGGGAGTCCCGGAGAACGTTGTGGAAGCGGCAAGGTCTTTCGGTGCCAGCGATCGTCAGATTCTCTTCGATGTCCAGCTGCCGTTGGCCTTCCCCAGCATCATGGTAGGTGTGAGCCAGACGACCATGATGGCACTGGCCATGGTGGTTATTGCCTCCATGATCGGCGCCAGGGGGCTGGGCCTGGAAGTCCTCAAGGCCATCAATCGCATAGAGATCGGCCACGGGTTTACGGCGGGTCTCAGCATCGTCTTTCTGGCCATTGTCATCGACCGGATCACAACCGCATTCGCCATGAAACAGCAAAAACACCTTGGCTGA
- a CDS encoding glycine betaine/L-proline ABC transporter ATP-binding protein, protein MDDGETILETRGLWKVFGENPRRFLDSKLKDEPKQKIQDKLGLVVGLRDISFEVKKGEIFVIMGLSGSGKSTLIRCLIRLVEPTAGEIRIAGREICSLDANSLMKFRRRSTAMVFQAFGLLPHYTVIENVAYGLKIRGMSLEERTKVAQGAVETVGLKGWEDYLPSSLSGGMQQRVGIARALAADPDIMLLDEPFSGLDPLIRRQMQDELIQLQSELHKTMIFVTHDVQEALKIADRIAIMQDGRIIQIGTPEEIIAKPATDYVQEFVRDAFPATVLTAGTIMEDPEPEVRVWQGPKTVYALIRRSKRDFAFVLDKAHRAVGLLTQDTARKLVQEGSDSTSSSLITDFETCTPDMTVEELFPLATASPFPIAVLDENGRLIGYIRNHTIIESMIQEDQSGDPENQHV, encoded by the coding sequence ATGGACGACGGGGAAACCATACTGGAGACCCGTGGGCTGTGGAAGGTCTTCGGAGAGAACCCCCGCCGTTTCCTCGACTCCAAGCTCAAAGATGAACCAAAGCAGAAGATCCAGGACAAGCTGGGGCTGGTAGTCGGTCTTCGTGACATTTCTTTCGAGGTCAAAAAAGGTGAGATATTCGTCATTATGGGGCTTTCCGGGAGCGGCAAGTCCACTCTGATCCGCTGCCTGATCCGGCTTGTCGAGCCCACCGCCGGTGAGATCCGCATCGCCGGCCGGGAGATCTGCTCATTGGACGCCAATAGCCTGATGAAGTTTCGCCGACGGTCCACGGCCATGGTCTTTCAAGCCTTTGGCCTTCTGCCCCACTACACGGTCATCGAAAACGTCGCCTACGGTCTCAAAATCCGCGGGATGTCCCTCGAAGAACGGACGAAGGTTGCCCAGGGGGCAGTGGAAACGGTGGGTCTGAAGGGATGGGAGGATTACCTGCCCTCTTCCTTGAGCGGGGGAATGCAGCAGCGGGTCGGCATCGCACGTGCGCTTGCCGCCGATCCCGACATAATGCTTCTCGATGAGCCTTTCAGCGGTCTCGATCCTCTCATCCGCCGGCAGATGCAGGACGAGCTGATCCAATTGCAAAGTGAACTTCACAAGACCATGATTTTCGTTACCCACGACGTCCAGGAGGCGCTCAAGATCGCCGATCGCATCGCCATCATGCAGGACGGGCGGATCATTCAGATCGGCACTCCCGAGGAGATCATCGCCAAGCCGGCCACCGATTATGTGCAGGAATTCGTAAGGGACGCATTCCCGGCCACTGTCCTCACCGCGGGTACCATCATGGAAGACCCGGAACCTGAAGTTCGCGTCTGGCAGGGGCCCAAGACTGTCTACGCTCTTATCCGTCGAAGTAAAAGGGATTTTGCCTTCGTTCTCGACAAGGCTCACAGGGCGGTGGGTCTCCTGACACAGGATACCGCGAGAAAACTGGTTCAGGAGGGTAGTGATTCCACTTCCTCATCCCTTATCACCGATTTTGAGACCTGCACCCCCGACATGACTGTGGAAGAGCTCTTTCCACTGGCCACCGCAAGTCCGTTTCCCATAGCTGTTCTCGACGAGAATGGCCGGCTTATTGGATATATCCGCAATCATACCATCATCGAAAGCATGATTCAGGAGGACCAATCGGGGGACCCGGAGAACCAGCATGTTTGA
- a CDS encoding ABC transporter substrate-binding protein: MKRSRFQLYGQGALFLLLCLVVTAAMGTTSALAKDTLVFSDLGWDSAQVHNRIAGFIIEHGYGYDVEYMPGETVPMFAGLVRGDIDITMEIWVDNQQPAFDNAIAKGKVVDLGSNFPDSWQGWLVPTYVIKGDPARGIKAMAPDLKSVSDLPRYKNLFKDREDPDKGVFYSCIAGWACEKINEKKFDAYGLNDTYNIFLPGSGAALVASLAGAYKKGEPWFGYYWAPTWVLGTYDMTPLEEPAYDPKIFESTGKCAYPSVKVDIAVNSSMLKKAPDVVEFLKKYETTQAIANKFLAFMQDKGANTQEAAEWFLKKNEKLWTGWVPVDVAARVKKALD; encoded by the coding sequence ATGAAAAGGAGCCGTTTTCAACTGTATGGGCAGGGCGCGTTGTTCCTGTTGCTCTGCCTGGTGGTAACCGCTGCCATGGGCACCACGTCGGCCCTGGCCAAGGATACGCTGGTGTTCTCGGACCTGGGGTGGGACAGCGCCCAGGTGCACAACCGCATCGCCGGTTTCATTATTGAGCACGGCTACGGCTACGATGTCGAATACATGCCCGGCGAAACTGTTCCTATGTTCGCGGGACTCGTGCGGGGGGACATAGACATCACCATGGAGATCTGGGTGGACAACCAGCAGCCGGCCTTCGACAATGCCATCGCCAAGGGAAAGGTCGTTGACCTGGGCAGCAACTTTCCCGACAGCTGGCAGGGTTGGCTGGTTCCTACCTATGTGATCAAGGGTGACCCCGCACGGGGGATCAAGGCCATGGCCCCGGACCTCAAATCGGTGAGCGATCTTCCCAGGTACAAGAACCTGTTCAAGGATCGCGAGGATCCGGACAAGGGTGTGTTCTACTCGTGCATCGCGGGTTGGGCATGCGAAAAGATCAACGAGAAGAAATTCGACGCTTACGGGCTCAACGACACATACAACATCTTTCTGCCGGGATCTGGGGCAGCCCTGGTGGCTTCTCTTGCAGGAGCCTACAAGAAGGGGGAACCGTGGTTCGGGTACTACTGGGCGCCCACCTGGGTCCTGGGAACTTACGACATGACTCCCCTTGAGGAGCCTGCCTACGATCCCAAAATTTTCGAGTCCACGGGCAAATGCGCTTATCCCTCGGTCAAGGTCGATATAGCCGTAAACTCCAGCATGCTGAAAAAGGCCCCTGACGTGGTTGAATTTCTGAAAAAGTACGAGACCACCCAGGCCATCGCCAACAAATTCCTGGCTTTCATGCAGGACAAGGGGGCCAACACCCAGGAAGCTGCTGAGTGGTTCCTGAAAAAGAACGAGAAACTGTGGACCGGGTGGGTCCCTGTCGACGTCGCCGCCAGGGTCAAGAAGGCCCTTGACTGA
- a CDS encoding flavodoxin family protein — MLIIGVSGSPRRGGNSDRVLDAILAGASERGADTEVLYLSSMEISSCIGCERCRKDKVCTQFADDLTPYYPKIRRAGGIILVTPVYNYNMTAWMKAFIDRLYCFYDFDNEHPRGWSSRLAGQGKTAALAIVAEQVDPKDLGVTMEAMRLPMKALGYRIAGELAVPGVFEAGVVGHHPEVLDQAARLGRNLAAHP; from the coding sequence ATGCTGATTATTGGAGTATCGGGGAGTCCAAGACGGGGCGGCAACTCCGACCGGGTCCTGGACGCTATTCTCGCCGGCGCCTCTGAAAGAGGAGCTGATACCGAGGTCCTGTACCTTTCCAGCATGGAAATATCGTCGTGCATCGGTTGTGAACGCTGCCGAAAGGACAAGGTCTGCACGCAGTTTGCCGATGACCTGACACCGTATTATCCAAAGATCCGCCGGGCCGGGGGGATCATCCTGGTGACGCCGGTCTACAACTACAATATGACGGCCTGGATGAAGGCTTTCATCGATCGCCTGTACTGTTTTTACGACTTCGACAACGAGCATCCTCGCGGTTGGTCAAGCCGCCTTGCCGGCCAGGGAAAGACAGCGGCCCTCGCTATCGTGGCCGAGCAGGTGGACCCGAAGGACCTCGGAGTCACCATGGAGGCGATGCGTCTGCCCATGAAAGCCCTGGGATACCGCATCGCCGGCGAGCTGGCCGTGCCGGGGGTATTTGAGGCCGGAGTCGTCGGGCACCATCCTGAAGTATTGGATCAGGCGGCTCGGCTGGGCAGGAACCTGGCCGCTCACCCTTGA